The following nucleotide sequence is from Candidatus Marinimicrobia bacterium CG08_land_8_20_14_0_20_45_22.
TAAAACTAAGCACGGATGAAATCGCCCGCGTGGTTTCCGTCAACTCACTGCGTCCCGTACGCCCCGTCGTCGAAGTCCTCGAAGATAACGAAGGCAGAAAACTAAAAACTCCGCTTCGTATCAATCTGGAGACGGAACCACTGATTTATATCACCAAACCGATCACCGAATAACGACCGGCGTTTTCATTAATTTCTCTGAATTAAAATCATCATGGCCGATTCATCTGGAATATTAACCTTGATGACATCCGACAAGCGTTTTTGAATTTCTATAAAATTAGCCTTATTGATAAAAACGTTCGAATATTTCATAACATCATCCCGGGAAAAACAAACATTCAACAATACGAACAGGTCAGAATGATCTAACTGAATTTTCATTTCCTCCGTTCCGCCAGCTAACTCGAAGTATCGAACCGAGTTTGCGGCGGGGCGGTAATGCAATACTGTATATCCATACGAACCGGCGACAACCAGAGAGCGCCGGTTTTTTTGCGCCAGACAGACAGCCAATTTAACAAGCGTCTTCTCGCCATCTGTTTTCACATTGGTCATTTGTTCGGATTTCGTGATAATTTCCGAAGGCGAAGTCTCGACACGAAGAAGTGTATTAAGACTACCTTTGAACTCTGCCAACCGATCAGTATTGAAAATAACACCAAACTCATAAAAAATGCGAGATACTTTTCCTTTCTGTTAAGAAAATCGAGCCACGATCTTTGCCATGAAACAGCCACCGAAATACTTCCGACGACCAAAATCAGAAACCAAAGATAATAAGTCATTTCTTGCGTAAAAATAACAATCGGCTTGAAAGAATAACGATTCTCGAACAAATTAAAAATAACAGAAAATCCGACTATCGCGATGGTAAGAATCTGAAAACCATCTCTGCTTAACAGATTTCGTTGGTGAAAAATCAAATCCCAGATAACTAATAAAATGAATATTATCACAGCAAGAAAAAGGAATGTATATGCGGTCGAAGTGAGACTCCAAACGAATGAAAATTCGGCTAAAAACGGATTATCATCCCATAGGACAATATATTTTCGAAGACAAAATTGCGACAGACAAACAAAGAGAACTAACGCAAATATTCCACCTCCTAACAAAGCGAGATTGCGTTTCGTCGTCATTCTGATCTTTAGAAATATATACTTGATCGACTGGTAAAGGCAAAAAATCGCCAATCCGATGACAATCTCTCGTTCAAATCCGTACATCTTAATGAATGTTGGAACCCGATAAAAAGTGACATCCACGATGAAAACGAGCGTTAAAAGCGCTATTGCCGCAGAAAGAAACAAGAAAATTTTAAGGTAACCTTTAGTTTTTTCTCAGATAGATTTTTTCTACGCCGACAAATTATGCGACTATCCACCCCGTTCATTATACGCCAAATACCATTAGTCTCTCAACAAACTCTTGAGTATAAATCTATTTAAATAGATAATCAAGGATTCCCGAATAATGGCAGGATTTTTTAGAAAGTGAAAATATATGTTTTGACGGAATAAAACAGAATATTCGTCGAATTAAGAATTTAAACGGGGTTATTCCCGGCATCGACGTAAACAAATACCGGTTTCCAGTTTTTCAACTCTTTTTCATCGACAATTGCATAGGAAAGTATAATGATCAGATCACCTGGTTGCGCTAAACGCGCGGCGGCGCCGTTCAGACAAATTTCCCGCTTCCCGGCTGTTCCTTCAATGACATAAGTATCAAAGCGGGATCCGTTGTTGATATTCAGTATCTGTACTCTTTCATTAATGTGCAGATGAGCGGCGGCGATCAATTCATGGTCAATTGTAATGCTTCCTTCGTAATTCAAACGCGTTTCCGTGACAGTCGCGCGGTGTATCTTAGATTTCAACATCTGAATGTTCATTAATTTCCTCTCATTCTTAATCAAAAATCGATAAAATTTACTCATAATCCGCCTATGAATCAATTCCCTTGTATTTTCATCCAATTTTACTAAGTTTCAAACGATGGTTACTGAATTGGAGAAAAAGCACTAACAAAGCATGGAAGCGATCCTTCGAATAGATACAGCCTTATTTTACTTTCTCAATGTCAAAATTGCTAATCCGTTTTTTGACTGGATTATGCCAATTCTGACCAATATCGTCTTTCTTTTTTCCACCTTCGTAATTCTTGCCATCATTTTGCTTATTTTCGGTAACAAAAAAGTCCGAATTGCTATCATTATTTCAATTCTGGCAGTTTCAACATCAGATGTCATCTGCGCGCGTATTTTAAAGCCCACTTTTAAAAGAATCCGACCTTCTCGTTCGCTCGATAACATTCATTTACTAGTAAAAAAAGGCGGAAAATATGGTTTTCCGTCGAACCATGCAGCGAATGTCTCTGCGGGTATGTTTGTTCTTTCTTTCTTTTTCCGTAAATATCGCTATGCTTTTCTGACCTTTGCGCTTGTCATCGCTTTTTCTCGCGTTTACGTCGGCGTTCATTTTCCGCTGGATGTTCTGGCGGGACTCCTGTTGGGTGTTTTATTCGCCGTATTCTGGATCGGCGTCTGGACATTTATCAGAAATCGAGAAGAAAAAAAAGGGCGAACATTTTTTTCATTGATAGATTATGCAACCAAATAAATTGGATAAAGTTATGGGAATTAATCAGCACAAGAAAAAGAGAAGAACATGGCTTTCACAAGGAGGTAAGTCAGCGCTCATTATGCTCATTGCAGGATTGTTTTTCTTCGTTATTTTACGTCAGTTATGGAGTTGTTAACCGATTTCAGCGCCGGAAGGATATCCAAAACCTTCAACACGGTGTCGATTTTCCCAAACGGCATTGAAATCTGAACTCCATTAACGGAGGGAAAAATTTGTTGAATCGTCTCGCGGGCAATCTCCAAGCCAGTATTTAACGCTGATTCGCGCGTTTGTGCGGAAGCCATGCGTTTTAATATTTCATCCGGAACATGAGTCCCGGGAATTTCATTATTCATAAATTCAGCATTCCGAAGGCTGACCAAAGGCCAGATACCCGCAACGATCGGAATCCCGAACGGTCGGATTCTCTCCAAAAAACTGAACAATATATCGACATCAAATACCGGCTGGGTAATTGCAAATTCCGCTCCAGCTTTCACCTTCCACTCGAACCGGCGCAACTCGTTATCCAGATCGATTGCTCCCGGATTAACGCCAACACCAATTAAATACTCCGTTGGTCTGCCAATCGGATTTCCGCCGAGATCAATGCCATGATTCAACCGATTAACAACATTCACCAAACCGATGGAGTCAATGTCAAAAACCGCAGTTGCATTGGGTAGGTCGCCCATTTTGGGCGGATCGCCAGTAATAAGAAGCAAATTCCGCAATCCCAACGCGTGAATTCCCAGCAAGTCTGAAATAATCCCGAGAAGATTACGATCGCGACAAGTATAATGAACGATCGGTTCGATTCCCACTTCATCCAGAATAATCTTCGACAAATAGGTCGCGCCCATTCGGGAAAGAGCGCGTGGTCCTTCAGGAATATTAACTGAATCGACTTTCACTTCTCTCAAAATTCGCGTCGCGGAAATTGCCGCCGAGACCTCAATTCCTCGCGGCGGGACGAGTTCGACGCTGGTTACAAATTCCCGGCTCGCTAATTTTGTGGCAAATTTAGATTTTTGCTCGATTGGAACAGGATTTACACCTGGAATCGTGGCCGGTTTGATATCGATACGGTGTCCCTTCCGACCAGGAATCAGCGATTGAATTGCGCTTCGCATCGCTTGGATGTATTCCGGTGTCGTTCCGCAACAACCGCCAACTATTTTGGCGCCAGCCTGAATAAATCGACGTGCGTATTCTGCCATGTATTCTGCCGATGACAGATAAATTGCCCTATTCTCAATTTTTTTCGGAAAACCGGCATTGGGTTGAATGGAAATCGGCAAATCGGTCATAGGAATCATGCGCTCCAAAGAAGATAGCATCATGTGTGGGCCCACACCGCAATTCAGTCCGACTATATCCGGTTCGAATTTTGTTAATTGCTGAGCAACTTGTTCGATCGGCGTTCCATAACTTGTATTTCCGTTTTCATCGATTGTCATCTGTGCGATAACCGGCAAAGAACAGACTCTGCGCACGGCCTTGATCGCCTGATGAATTTCATTCAAATCTGAAAATGTTTCCAAAATGATTAGATCAACGCCGCCATCGGCAAGCGCTTTAATCTGGTCTCCGAACGCCTCCTCCGCTTCGCCTTCTGATGTCGGTCCCCATGGCTCGATCCGAATACCCAAAGGTCCAACAGAACCGGCGATCCACAGATTTTCTCCGGCAACTTCACGGGCGATATGCGCGCCGCGGAAGTTGATGGCGTAAAGTTCCTCGTTATACCCATAAGCGCTTAGTTTAAATCGATTCGCTCCGAAAGTATTCGTTTCGATAACATCGGCTCCCGCTTGAACGTAACCCAGATGAATTTCCTTCACTAAATCCGGCTTACTTAAATTAAGTTCATCATAACAACGATTGATATAAATTCCCCGCGCATATATAGAAGTTCCCATCGCGCCGTCGAACAAAACAATATTGTCCCGCAGAAAATCGAGAAATTTTACTCGACTCATTGATTCTCCATTTTCAGTTTGTTTTCCATCTTAAAACTAAACGAAATTAATGTTTCCTTATGAATAATTTCAACTTTATTTCATAGAAACTCCTGTCAGCAGTTTGTAAATTGATTCAGAGTTTTGACAAATTGAAAGGATAATAAATACATGGTCAATCCATTTTTAATCGGGAATAAATGCTACCTTCGCCCGGCAACTCTCGAAGACGCCGAGTTTATTTCGGTGGGCGAAAATTGTCCCGCCGTCCGGGAAACATTGTTCCTCGCTCTGCCGATGGACATCGAAAAAGAACGTGAGAAACTACGGCAACAGTTGGCTTCCAAAGAAACGATCCTATTTACAATTGTCGATAAAATAACCGACCAACCTATTGGTCAAACAGCTTTTGTTCGGGTCGATTATATCAGTAGTGCCACTGTTTTTTATATCGCCATCCTTGATCCGGAATTCTGGGGCAAAGGTGCTGGCACAGAGGCTTCACAAATGATGGTCGATTATGCATTTGAGACGCTCAACATTAATCGCATCCAGCTTCATGTTTTCGCAGGAAATACAGCCGCAATAAAAATCTATCAAAAAATCGGCTATATCAAAGAGGGCGTTCTCCGGCAGGCAATGTATCATCACGGCGAATACTGCGATTTCTGGGTCATGGGCATTCTGAAAAAAGACCGGCTGAAAAATAAACGGGGCAGAAAATAATTTTCAGATCAATGCCGAAAGTCGAATTGCACTTGCATCTAGAAGGCGCTTTCACTCTGGAATCGCTTGATCGCCTGATTTGAATATTCTCGTTCTCGTCGGATAAAAGAATATTTTACGCACTATTCAACTTTTATGTTGCATAATTGCCGGGTAAAAAATAATTTCACTCTGTTCTTTTTAATTGGATTTAAAATGTCGGTATAGAGGCATTTTAAGCAGAGAAACACGATAGGGAAGCTCGTGAAAATCGGGCACAGCCCCGCTACTGTAATCGCGGACGTTCCTGCAAAAGCCACGGATCATTCAATCTGGAAGGCGCAGGGTAACGGTTGATGCGAGAGTCAGGATACCTGGTGTTCGCTCTGGCCAATCTGAAGTACGCGGGTTATCAAGGGTTAGGCGGGTGTGTCGATCAATTTTTCATCTAAATAAAATCATTGCGCTTGGGCTTCTACCCTTAGCGGCTTTTGCTTTCGAAAGGTTCGCCGGCTCAATTTGTGATATTAACGGACAGTCGGTCGTCTATGTCTTTATCTACAACCAAACCCGCGATCACTGGATTGTCAGTAACGAGCGCGGTGAATTTATTTTACCAGATAATTTTCAGTGCGGCGATTCGCTGGTTTTTACCCGACTTGGTTATCAGCCGAGGTCGATTATTCTAAACGATTCTCGTTTGCCGATCTCGGTCGTTCTCCCTTTTGCGCCGGTTAAATTGGATTCGGTTACAGTTTCAGGTCGAAAATTTTCCGTAAAGCGCAAGGACATCACTCTGCGACAAATCGAACGCACTGCCGATCTGGGAGCGGTCGAACACCGGCGCCTGTTGACCAATATTCCCGGTTTATATTTAAAATCCTACGGCGGGCCGACCGGCGTCAGCACTCTGAGTATCGATGGTTCACCGGCGACACATACCAAGGTCATTATCGCCGGATTTGACGTAACCAGCGCCCAAAACGGTCAGATCGATCTTTCGCAACTCCCTCCCGCTTTCGTGGCCAATATTCTCTACTCGCCCGATCAATCGGGAAGCAATAGTTTTGAGAACTCCGAAGGTTTAATCAATATCGAACCAGCTTCTGGAAAAACCGGAATCTCCTGCGCGGCTGGCAGTTATGGAAAAACCGGTCTGAATGCTAATCTCGACCTCCGTAAAGCCAACTGGAACAGCAACCTCCTGCTGGGCTACAATTCTTATCGTGGCGATTACCGGGTTACCTGGCGCGATGATAGTTTTAAACGTGAAAACAATCAATTCTTACAACGATATTTCAACTGGCAGGCCGGTTATATCTTTAAATCGCGGGCTTTTCTGCGCCTGATGGCATTTTATTCAGAACAGAAACGCGGGGTGGCCGGATTGGTCTGGAATCCTTCTCCCGATGCTTATCGCCGGGATGCGCTCGGATTATTGGGACTGAAAGCCGGCTGGACGAATGCGAACGGCCACTCTTATTTTCAGATAATGCACCGTTATTCGCTGGAAAAATACGTTAATCCTACAATTGCGATCAATAGTCGGCATATCGTTACGACCGATCAGGTAATCTTCAACACCAGCCGCAATTTCCGGATTCTCAGTTTCGACTATACCTCCGACCTGAAATCCGATCATCTCCGGAGCAAAGATGCTGGAAATCATTCGCGTCTGACGTTTACGAACGTTTTGGCCATTCCATGGGATTTCTTCACAAAATACGAACTGCGTCCCTGGATCAAATTCGATTACTCACCGGATTTGTATCAGAAAACGACCTGGGGAACCCGCTTGAGCTATAATGGGAAGAAATTCTTACGGTCATTCTCCGGCAGTTACGGACATTATTACGCTTATCCCACATTCAACGATCTCTATTGGCAACCGGGCGGCAATCCAAATTTGAAACCGGACGAAACAATCAAATACGAGATCGACCTTGCACTTCAATTCGGTCGGCATATCAACCTCCTTTTCGACGGTTATTATAAAAAGGATAAGAACCTGATCCAATGGACGCCCGTGCAATCTTATTGGCAACCATCGAATATCTCGCACGCTATCCGACAAGGCTGGAAAGTAGTACTG
It contains:
- a CDS encoding aspartate 1-decarboxylase, producing MNIQMLKSKIHRATVTETRLNYEGSITIDHELIAAAHLHINERVQILNINNGSRFDTYVIEGTAGKREICLNGAAARLAQPGDLIIILSYAIVDEKELKNWKPVFVYVDAGNNPV
- a CDS encoding phosphatase PAP2 family protein, with the translated sequence MEAILRIDTALFYFLNVKIANPFFDWIMPILTNIVFLFSTFVILAIILLIFGNKKVRIAIIISILAVSTSDVICARILKPTFKRIRPSRSLDNIHLLVKKGGKYGFPSNHAANVSAGMFVLSFFFRKYRYAFLTFALVIAFSRVYVGVHFPLDVLAGLLLGVLFAVFWIGVWTFIRNREEKKGRTFFSLIDYATK
- a CDS encoding bifunctional homocysteine S-methyltransferase/methylenetetrahydrofolate reductase; this translates as MSRVKFLDFLRDNIVLFDGAMGTSIYARGIYINRCYDELNLSKPDLVKEIHLGYVQAGADVIETNTFGANRFKLSAYGYNEELYAINFRGAHIAREVAGENLWIAGSVGPLGIRIEPWGPTSEGEAEEAFGDQIKALADGGVDLIILETFSDLNEIHQAIKAVRRVCSLPVIAQMTIDENGNTSYGTPIEQVAQQLTKFEPDIVGLNCGVGPHMMLSSLERMIPMTDLPISIQPNAGFPKKIENRAIYLSSAEYMAEYARRFIQAGAKIVGGCCGTTPEYIQAMRSAIQSLIPGRKGHRIDIKPATIPGVNPVPIEQKSKFATKLASREFVTSVELVPPRGIEVSAAISATRILREVKVDSVNIPEGPRALSRMGATYLSKIILDEVGIEPIVHYTCRDRNLLGIISDLLGIHALGLRNLLLITGDPPKMGDLPNATAVFDIDSIGLVNVVNRLNHGIDLGGNPIGRPTEYLIGVGVNPGAIDLDNELRRFEWKVKAGAEFAITQPVFDVDILFSFLERIRPFGIPIVAGIWPLVSLRNAEFMNNEIPGTHVPDEILKRMASAQTRESALNTGLEIARETIQQIFPSVNGVQISMPFGKIDTVLKVLDILPALKSVNNSITDVK